TGCGGGTTGAGCTGATTCACGTCCATGAGGCGGTCGATATACCCCTGCGCCGCCTTGTAGTCGCCCTGTGCGTATTGCAGCCGCGCCATCTGATAGAGGGCGGGGGCGAAACGCGGCGCGCGCGTCAATGCCTCGCGCAGGTAGCCTTCGCCCTTGGCCTTCTCGCCGGCGCTGATCGCGCACACACCGGCATTGGTCAAAGCGAGCGCTGGCGTGGTGAACAGCGGATTGGCCAACGCATCGGCAAATTGCGCATCGGCCTCCTCATGGCGCCCCTGGCTACAGAGGAAGGCGCCCCAGGCGTTATGGATATCCGGACTGTCCGGCTCCAGCGCGCTCGCTCGCTCGAAATAGGCCTCGGCGAGCGCATTTTCGCCTAACCTTTGCAGGACAAGGGCCGCGATGTAATGGGCGCGGGCGTTATTCTTATCGAGCTCGAGGGCGCGTCGCACGCGCTCGAGCGCCGGATCCATCTGGCCGATCCGATAGTACTCCGAGGCCAGTGCCACGTAGAGGTCGGCCGGACTGTCGTTCTCCTGCGCGCTGAGCTTGCCGATACCTTCGCCGGTCGACGACTTGGTTGGCTGGCTTACGCAGGCAATGAGCAGCAGGCAAAGGCCGAGCGCAACGATCAGGCGGGAGGTACGCCCCACGGCGAGGGCTTGGCTCATGGCCCCATCCCCTCGGCGCCGACGGCGACCGCCGCCGTGCGTGCCGGCGGCGTCCGGTGGCGCTGAACTTGGCCCACGAGCTGCCCGCAGGCGGCGGCGATCGCGTCGCCGCGTGTCTTGCGTGTCGTCGTCATCAGCCCGGAGCGCAAGAGTCGCTGGCGAAACGCCTCGACCCGCTCGGGCGGCGAAGCCGCGAAACGACCCCCGGGGAACGGGTTGAACGGGATCAGATTGATCTTCGAGGGGATGCCCTCGAGCAACCGGATCAACTGCTTGGCCTCCTTCATGCCGTCGTTGACACCATCGAGCATCACGTATTCCCAGGTGATGCGACGCCGCCGATCACCGCGCAGGTAGGTCTTGCAGGCCGGTAACAGGACCTCGAGCGGGTACTTGCGGTTGATCGGAACCAGCTCGTCGCGCAACGCATTGTTTGGCGCATGGAGCGATACCGCCAGCGCGACGTCACTGACGGTGCCAAGGCGATAGATATTCGGCACGATTCCCGATGTGCTCAGGGTGACCCGATATTTCGACAGCATGTAGGCGAAGTCGTCCTGGAGGATCTCCATCGCCGCCACGGCCGCATCGAAGTTGGCGAGCGGCTCGCCCATGCCCATCAACACGACATTGCTCGGTGGTACACCGAGGTAGCGGGTCACGTGCCAGACCTGGCCGATGATCTCGGCGAGGCTCAGGTTGCGGGCGAAACCCTGCTGGCCGGTGGCGCAGAAGGCGCAGCCGAGCGCGCAGCCGACCTGGGAGGAGATGCACAGGGTGCGCCGTCCGGCCTCGGGAATGAAGACGGTCTCGATACGCTGGCCGTCGCCGACCTCTGTGAGCCACTTGACGGTGCCGTCAGGCGCCGGCTGTTCCAGAACGACCCGCGGGGCACCGACCGTGCAAGCTGCTGCCAGGCGTAGGCGGAGTCTCTTGGAGAGATCTGTCATGGCCTCGAAGTCGGTCAGGCCATGTTTGTGAATCCATTTGAACAAATTGCGGCCATGGAACGCCTTGTACCCCCATCCCTCGACGAGCGCCTCGATGCCGGCGCGAGTCAGATCGAGGAGATCGACGGGGGTATCGGCCTGGCCGAGCCCCGCTTCAGCGGGTGCGCTCACAAACCCCCTCCGGGAAGAAGAACCCGATCTCGACGGCGGCAGTCTCGGGGGCATCCGAGCCATGGACGGCGTTCTCGGTGAGCGAGTCGGCGAAGTCCGCGCGGATTGTCCCCGGGGCGGCCTTCGCTGGATCGGTCGCACCCATGACCTCACGATTCGCTGCTACGGCGTTCTCGCCCTCGAGGACCTGCACCATCACCGGACCGGAGGTCATGAAATCGACGAGTTCACCGAAGAAGGGCCGTTCCTGATGGACGGCGTAGAAGGCACTCGCCTGCTCCCGGGTGAGATGGAGCATTCGGGCCGCCACGATGCGCAGACCGGCCTCCTCGAAGCGAGCCAGGATCGCGCCGACCGCATTCTTCGCAACGGCATTGGGCTTGATGATAGAGAGGGTGCGTTCGACGGCCATGATGACTCCAGTGATCGATTGCTTGGTTTTGTTTGGGCTTACGGGTTCGACAACCGGCCGGGACTATTTGGTCGGTCCGAAAAGGCAGGGAGCGGCGCTGAAGAATCGCACGACGAACCAACGCACGCCAGTGAGTTGGTTAGTCTACCGAGAGGCCTGGAGCTGGGCAATCTTCCTCGAAGCAACATTTTCCCATGCATCGACTACCCGGCGACTTGTCCGCCAGTTGGACTCGCGCTCGACGCGCAAGCAGAGCCCGGTTCCCCCGCCGAGCGACAAGCCCCAACAGGCCGTTTCGCCATCGGCATGGCCGCACGACCGAAAAACGCCAGACGCGAAGGGTAGGCAAGGCCCGGCCTCGTCGTGGCACCGACGCAGGTGGACAGTGCCCGGTTGCATCCAGGTCGTCGCTCGATGCGTTCGGCCGTCCTCACGGCAGGATTCGGATCGGCGTACCGTCCCGCACCAATGCCCAGATCTCATCCATCTCCTGGTTGGTTACGGCGATGCAGCCATCGGTCCAATCCCGCCCGATGTACTCCCGGCGCACCGCCTCGGAGGCGATGTAGTTGGGCATGCCATGGATCATGATCATGCCTCCGGGGTCCTCGCCGAGCAGTTGCGCGAGAAAGCGGTCCTGCGCGTTCGGATAGGAGATATGGATCGCCTTGTAATAGTTGCTGTTCGGATTGCGCCAATCGAGGACATAGTCTCCCTCGGGGGTGCGTTCATCGCCCTGGCGTTCTTTGTGGCCGATCGGGTTGTCGCCCAGCCCGACGCGATATGCGCGCAGCGTCTGTCCATTGGCCATCAGTTTGAGCCGACGCGCCGACTTCTCGAGGATGACCTGATCGACGACGGGGCTCGGTGCAGGGGGTTGGCTCGTGCAGGCGCCGAGGAGCAGCATCGCCACCAACGAGGCGATTGCGGCGAACGGCCACACGCCACGCGACGGCGCAACGCGAGCAAAACTGGATACGGGCGAAGACTCAGGGCACGACATGTCGGTCACCGGGCTGACTGGCGAGGCTCAGCGAGATAAAGAAGATTTGGAGGAATTATAGGCAAGCCGCTGAATAAAAAAAGGGCTACCCCCCTCCGATGGATGCCGCGGGGACGCAGAGCGTCCCTCATCAACTCGCTAGGGCGCGAAAGAAAAAGGTCTTCAAATAGGCCGTCTCGGCGATGGCCGGATGGACCGGGTGGTCGGGGCCTTGCTGTCCGGCCTCCAGCAGTTGGAGCTGATACCCAGCCCGGCGCGCGGCCTGCTGGACTGCGCCTAGGAAGGCGTCGCGGTCCATGTGGAAGGAACACGACGAGGTGACCAGCAGTCCGCCCGGCGAAAGCACCTCGAGCCCCAGCCGGTTGAGCCTCTGGTAGGCCTGCGCGCCCTCGCGGAGGTCCTTGCGTCGCTTGACGAAGGCAGGCGGATCGAGGATGACCAGGTCGAAGCGCTCGTCGGCGTCGCGCAGCTCACGCAGGACCTCGAAGCCATCTCCGGCGACGGGGCGGACCCGGTCAGCGACCTGGTTGCGCCTCGCGTTCTCCATCAGGCGCTCCAAGGCCGCCGCCGAGCTGTCCACGCAGGTCACCTGATCCGCGCCTCGCACCGCGGCGGATACACCCCAGGCCCCGACGTAGCTGAAGACATCGAGCACCCGCCCGGCGATCCCGAAGCGCGACAAGCGCGTGCGGTTCTCTGCCTGGTCGTAGAACCATCCGGTCTTCTGGCCGGTCAGCGGCGAGACGAGAAACCGGGTGCCGAACTCGGTCAATTCGAGAAGATCGGGCGCCGTCCCGAGGACCGTCTCGACCGCCTGGGGCAATCCTTCGAGCTCACGCACGGCGACATCGTTGCGCAGTACGATGGTGCTCGGTCGCACGAGCTGCTCGAGGGCGGTCAGCAACGCCGCCCGCTCGCGCTCCATGCCGGCCGAGGTCAGCTGTACGGCGAGGAGGTCGCCGTAGCGATCGACGACCAACCCGGGCAGACCGTCGGATTCGCCGAACACCAGGCGGTAGAATGGCGCCTCGTAGAGTCGGCTGCGCAAGTCCAGCGCAAGCCGCAGGCGCTCTGCCCACAGCGCCGACCCCGGCGGCCGAGCGCGGTCGCGGCTGATCAGGCGGGCGCAGATCAGCGAATGGGGATTGGCGTGGGCGTAACCGAGCCAGCGGCCGCCGTGGCCGAACAAGGCCACCGTCTGCCCGGGCTCCAACCCCTTGAGCGGCGTCGCCCGGGTGTCGACCTCATTGCTGTAGACCCAGCAGTGACCGGCGAGCAGTCGGCGCTCCTGATCCTTCAAGAGGCGTAGGGCCGCAATCGTCATCACAATGGCTCCTTGGTATCTTTCTTGTAGATGGAGCGCTGGCACATACAGCGCTTTCCTGACGGGGCAGGGGCCGCGCCGATCTTCGGCCAGGACGGCCAATCAATCAGCCTC
This portion of the Thioflavicoccus mobilis 8321 genome encodes:
- the pilW gene encoding type IV pilus biogenesis/stability protein PilW; this encodes MSQALAVGRTSRLIVALGLCLLLIACVSQPTKSSTGEGIGKLSAQENDSPADLYVALASEYYRIGQMDPALERVRRALELDKNNARAHYIAALVLQRLGENALAEAYFERASALEPDSPDIHNAWGAFLCSQGRHEEADAQFADALANPLFTTPALALTNAGVCAISAGEKAKGEGYLREALTRAPRFAPALYQMARLQYAQGDYKAAQGYIDRLMDVNQLNPQTLLLAVRVEKALGNRKQAKVYTQYLREGFPDAPEILEL
- a CDS encoding bifunctional tRNA (adenosine(37)-C2)-methyltransferase TrmG/ribosomal RNA large subunit methyltransferase RlmN; translation: MSAPAEAGLGQADTPVDLLDLTRAGIEALVEGWGYKAFHGRNLFKWIHKHGLTDFEAMTDLSKRLRLRLAAACTVGAPRVVLEQPAPDGTVKWLTEVGDGQRIETVFIPEAGRRTLCISSQVGCALGCAFCATGQQGFARNLSLAEIIGQVWHVTRYLGVPPSNVVLMGMGEPLANFDAAVAAMEILQDDFAYMLSKYRVTLSTSGIVPNIYRLGTVSDVALAVSLHAPNNALRDELVPINRKYPLEVLLPACKTYLRGDRRRRITWEYVMLDGVNDGMKEAKQLIRLLEGIPSKINLIPFNPFPGGRFAASPPERVEAFRQRLLRSGLMTTTRKTRGDAIAAACGQLVGQVQRHRTPPARTAAVAVGAEGMGP
- the ndk gene encoding nucleoside-diphosphate kinase, translating into MAVERTLSIIKPNAVAKNAVGAILARFEEAGLRIVAARMLHLTREQASAFYAVHQERPFFGELVDFMTSGPVMVQVLEGENAVAANREVMGATDPAKAAPGTIRADFADSLTENAVHGSDAPETAAVEIGFFFPEGVCERTR
- a CDS encoding L,D-transpeptidase family protein, coding for MWPFAAIASLVAMLLLGACTSQPPAPSPVVDQVILEKSARRLKLMANGQTLRAYRVGLGDNPIGHKERQGDERTPEGDYVLDWRNPNSNYYKAIHISYPNAQDRFLAQLLGEDPGGMIMIHGMPNYIASEAVRREYIGRDWTDGCIAVTNQEMDEIWALVRDGTPIRILP
- a CDS encoding class I SAM-dependent rRNA methyltransferase; translated protein: MTIAALRLLKDQERRLLAGHCWVYSNEVDTRATPLKGLEPGQTVALFGHGGRWLGYAHANPHSLICARLISRDRARPPGSALWAERLRLALDLRSRLYEAPFYRLVFGESDGLPGLVVDRYGDLLAVQLTSAGMERERAALLTALEQLVRPSTIVLRNDVAVRELEGLPQAVETVLGTAPDLLELTEFGTRFLVSPLTGQKTGWFYDQAENRTRLSRFGIAGRVLDVFSYVGAWGVSAAVRGADQVTCVDSSAAALERLMENARRNQVADRVRPVAGDGFEVLRELRDADERFDLVILDPPAFVKRRKDLREGAQAYQRLNRLGLEVLSPGGLLVTSSCSFHMDRDAFLGAVQQAARRAGYQLQLLEAGQQGPDHPVHPAIAETAYLKTFFFRALAS